In one Neobacillus sp. WH10 genomic region, the following are encoded:
- a CDS encoding phage tail tape measure protein — protein sequence MEIFKLFGSIFVDNEAANQAIDETDKKGEKASGTFGKMGGAAAALGGVMAGALVAGAGAAVAGMGALFVAGDNLQKSMNKLQAQTGATEEEMKGMEESLKNIYKNGYGESFEEIAQTMALAKNTTGAMGEDLQWLGQDALMLRDTFEYDVSESLRSSDKLMKQFGLTGTDAMAFIAEASQKGLNYADDLLPTIDEYSVYFKQAGMDASDMFGMFENAKKAGVFNLDYAADAFKEFGIIMTENSTRASDALARIGVQNGAELQKQFAKGGDSAKEAFKTIASAVGEVKDPLLQSQVLVELFGTKAEDMGAAAVVAMAQANDSITGNTDVLKEINEIKYDSFGEALQGIGRNLMMGVFEPFQEKVMPVINEFANWIASKMPVAEQIMNTTFSAIFDAVSVVFSFFKDNILPILQEWFTNVQGNFPIVQGIFQTVFSAIWAVAQTVWLFFRDNILPIFVSLYEWIAGNMPIIRSTVEVVFRKIVEVAQMVWSFFQNNILPILQRLFEFIQSKMPQIQSIVESVFRIIASVVKIVYEIFENFLLPVLKALWDFIVAPAFSKIQSIIETVFGAIFDAVDAVVGVFEDVARAIEKALDWLTFWDKKEPKKKTIEVEEKRTSSGKTPKYAIGTNYHPGGYAIVGEKGPELVDLPQGSKVRTTNESRQMLNQQEIKQPVIIQMVTPDRRVLAEMVVDDITQMQEFNLDRKKKF from the coding sequence GTGGAAATATTTAAGTTGTTCGGCTCTATTTTTGTGGACAATGAAGCTGCCAACCAAGCAATCGATGAGACTGATAAAAAAGGGGAAAAAGCATCAGGTACCTTCGGCAAAATGGGTGGTGCGGCTGCCGCATTAGGAGGAGTTATGGCCGGAGCTCTTGTTGCAGGAGCAGGAGCAGCAGTGGCAGGAATGGGTGCTTTGTTTGTGGCAGGAGATAATCTTCAAAAGTCTATGAACAAATTACAAGCTCAAACTGGAGCTACTGAAGAAGAAATGAAGGGGATGGAAGAATCCCTTAAAAATATATACAAGAATGGTTACGGTGAATCTTTTGAAGAGATAGCACAAACTATGGCTCTTGCTAAGAATACAACCGGCGCGATGGGTGAAGATTTGCAGTGGTTAGGCCAAGATGCTCTTATGCTACGTGATACATTCGAATATGATGTTTCCGAATCTTTACGATCATCCGATAAACTAATGAAACAGTTTGGCTTAACTGGCACAGATGCTATGGCTTTTATTGCAGAAGCATCCCAAAAAGGGCTAAATTATGCGGATGATTTACTTCCAACGATTGACGAATACAGCGTTTATTTTAAACAGGCCGGCATGGATGCATCAGATATGTTTGGAATGTTCGAGAATGCAAAAAAAGCTGGAGTTTTTAACCTCGATTATGCAGCGGATGCATTTAAGGAATTTGGAATTATCATGACGGAAAATAGCACCAGAGCATCTGACGCACTTGCTAGAATTGGTGTACAAAATGGTGCCGAATTACAAAAACAATTTGCCAAAGGCGGCGATAGTGCTAAGGAAGCTTTTAAAACGATCGCTTCGGCTGTGGGAGAAGTAAAAGATCCTTTGCTACAATCCCAGGTATTAGTTGAACTCTTTGGTACAAAAGCTGAAGATATGGGCGCAGCAGCTGTTGTTGCTATGGCACAAGCAAACGATAGTATTACAGGCAATACGGATGTGTTAAAAGAGATCAATGAGATAAAGTATGACTCATTTGGTGAAGCTCTACAAGGAATTGGTCGTAACTTAATGATGGGTGTTTTTGAGCCATTCCAAGAAAAAGTGATGCCAGTAATTAATGAGTTTGCAAACTGGATAGCTTCAAAAATGCCGGTAGCAGAACAAATCATGAATACAACTTTTAGCGCCATTTTTGATGCGGTATCGGTGGTTTTTTCGTTCTTTAAAGACAATATTCTTCCAATTCTTCAGGAATGGTTTACAAATGTACAAGGAAATTTTCCGATTGTACAAGGGATTTTCCAAACAGTTTTTAGTGCGATTTGGGCAGTAGCTCAAACAGTTTGGTTGTTTTTTCGCGATAACATTCTGCCGATTTTTGTCAGTTTGTATGAGTGGATAGCAGGAAATATGCCTATAATTCGTTCAACCGTAGAAGTAGTTTTTCGAAAAATAGTCGAAGTGGCTCAAATGGTTTGGTCGTTTTTCCAAAATAACATTTTGCCCATTCTTCAACGACTCTTTGAGTTTATACAATCAAAAATGCCTCAAATCCAAAGTATTGTAGAGTCAGTTTTTCGGATTATTGCTAGTGTAGTCAAAATTGTGTATGAGATTTTCGAGAATTTTCTGTTACCAGTACTAAAAGCTTTATGGGATTTTATAGTTGCTCCGGCTTTTTCAAAAATACAATCAATAATTGAGACTGTCTTTGGCGCGATTTTTGATGCAGTAGATGCTGTAGTTGGGGTATTTGAAGATGTGGCAAGAGCCATTGAAAAAGCTCTTGATTGGTTAACATTTTGGGATAAAAAAGAACCGAAGAAGAAAACCATTGAAGTTGAGGAGAAAAGAACTTCTTCTGGTAAAACTCCTAAATATGCAATTGGTACAAACTATCATCCTGGTGGTTATGCGATCGTTGGGGAAAAAGGGCCAGAATTAGTTGACCTTCCACAAGGGTCGAAAGTTCGCACTACAAACGAATCAAGGCAAATGTTAAATCAGCAAGAGATAAAGCAACCTGTCATTATTCAAATGGTTACTCCAGATAGAAGAGTATTAGCAGAAATGGTAGTTGATGATATCACACAAATGCAAGAATTTAATTTAGATCGTAAGAAAAAGTTCTAA
- a CDS encoding HK97 gp10 family phage protein has product MADGTRFESNSKEVKAALGKLEKQALRETAKFLRKLIKKTVPVDEGVLKKNVGSWVKGKANEQPVLQIGIYDRARARKKGYPYAYHAHLVQFGTKSMPSTDFLRAPVLNNIDKIRDTQAEFLRQIEDIKANGLPEVEDEEADD; this is encoded by the coding sequence ATGGCTGACGGTACAAGATTTGAATCTAATTCTAAGGAAGTAAAGGCAGCCCTGGGGAAATTAGAGAAACAAGCATTGAGGGAAACAGCAAAATTCTTAAGAAAATTAATTAAGAAAACTGTTCCTGTTGATGAAGGGGTTCTAAAAAAGAATGTGGGATCTTGGGTTAAGGGAAAGGCAAATGAACAACCTGTGCTCCAGATTGGTATTTATGACCGAGCAAGAGCAAGGAAAAAAGGCTATCCATACGCCTACCATGCACACTTAGTCCAGTTTGGTACGAAAAGCATGCCTTCCACTGATTTTTTACGTGCCCCTGTACTTAATAATATCGATAAAATTCGCGATACCCAAGCTGAATTTTTAAGGCAAATTGAGGACATAAAGGCTAACGGATTACCGGAAGTAGAGGATGAGGAAGCCGATGATTGA
- a CDS encoding phage head closure protein, giving the protein MPRMANQFNHRITFQSFSETENALGDIVKSWVDVKTAWAMVKTVQGREFIQAAAVQAESTVRFVIRYTTGINSDMRIIYKGRIFEITVPPINDDELNKTLTIIGKEVV; this is encoded by the coding sequence ATGCCGAGGATGGCCAACCAATTTAATCATCGGATTACTTTTCAGAGCTTTAGTGAAACCGAGAATGCATTAGGGGATATCGTGAAAAGTTGGGTGGATGTAAAAACTGCATGGGCAATGGTCAAAACGGTTCAAGGCAGAGAGTTTATTCAGGCTGCAGCAGTTCAAGCGGAAAGTACGGTCCGTTTTGTTATCCGGTACACAACAGGAATTAACAGTGATATGCGGATTATTTATAAAGGACGTATCTTTGAAATTACGGTACCACCTATTAATGATGATGAATTAAACAAGACTCTTACCATTATTGGAAAAGAGGTTGTTTAA
- a CDS encoding head-tail connector protein — translation MDELIEKLKKHIRWDEGMDDSMLPFYLEQGKNYVKKATGKEVEYLVIMCAGIFYEYRISEKELGEALDAMTPFFVQEVFSDAEDGQPI, via the coding sequence ATGGACGAGCTTATTGAGAAATTAAAAAAACATATTAGGTGGGATGAGGGCATGGATGATTCCATGCTCCCTTTTTATTTGGAGCAAGGAAAGAATTATGTTAAAAAAGCTACTGGTAAAGAAGTTGAGTATTTGGTGATCATGTGTGCTGGAATCTTTTATGAATATCGTATATCCGAGAAAGAGTTAGGTGAGGCATTAGATGCCATGACACCGTTCTTTGTTCAGGAGGTGTTTAGTGATGCCGAGGATGGCCAACCAATTTAA
- a CDS encoding phage major capsid protein — protein sequence MNKKLLLALQKRNNQRLTELRGQLERNEVRAEDLEAVQTEVTELADQLQEIADTLANMEGDGEGEGSGEGEGDGSGDGEGRDGDPEGGEGEGEEGDGQRSNVISGEQRSAIMSQIGKGLSTRGAKSTKNREKEIRSAFANFVVGKISEAEARSLGVEIGNGSVTIPEVIASEIITYAQEENLLRKYGSVHREKGNVKYPVLVKKANANVRKKERGAGDEIPETEIEFDEILLDPSEFDALATVTKKLLKMTGAPIETIVIDELKKAYVRKETNYMFKGNDVSNENPGALEKKAVAYYESSPIDITAAGYSQKLYQELVKLKGQPVTEVLKKAMWIINRAALTVLEGMTDTTGRPLLHEAKDGVGYTLLGHKVDFTDSADGSDHTKPVFYFGDFKAFHIQDVIGAMELQKLVEKYAGTNKIGFQIYNLLDGQLVYSPFEPAVYRYEVGKVKPA from the coding sequence ATGAACAAAAAACTTTTACTAGCTTTACAAAAACGTAACAACCAACGTTTAACTGAATTACGTGGCCAACTAGAAAGAAATGAAGTCCGAGCTGAAGACTTGGAAGCTGTTCAAACAGAAGTAACTGAGCTTGCTGATCAATTACAAGAGATTGCTGATACCTTAGCAAATATGGAAGGCGACGGCGAAGGGGAAGGCTCAGGTGAGGGTGAAGGAGATGGATCTGGTGACGGCGAGGGTCGTGACGGTGACCCAGAAGGTGGGGAAGGGGAAGGAGAAGAAGGGGACGGCCAACGTTCCAATGTAATTTCTGGAGAACAGAGATCAGCTATTATGAGTCAAATAGGGAAAGGACTTTCTACTCGTGGTGCAAAGTCTACCAAAAATAGAGAAAAAGAAATTCGTTCCGCCTTTGCTAATTTCGTTGTTGGGAAAATTTCAGAAGCAGAAGCACGATCTTTAGGTGTAGAAATTGGTAATGGATCTGTAACTATTCCGGAAGTCATTGCATCTGAAATCATTACTTACGCACAAGAAGAAAACTTATTACGTAAATATGGCTCTGTGCATAGAGAAAAAGGAAATGTGAAATACCCAGTATTAGTTAAAAAAGCAAATGCCAATGTACGTAAAAAAGAGCGTGGTGCCGGTGATGAAATTCCAGAAACAGAAATTGAATTTGATGAAATCCTTTTAGATCCATCAGAATTCGATGCTTTGGCTACTGTTACTAAAAAGTTACTAAAAATGACTGGTGCACCAATTGAAACGATTGTAATTGATGAATTGAAAAAAGCTTATGTACGTAAAGAAACAAATTATATGTTCAAAGGTAATGATGTAAGTAATGAAAACCCTGGTGCATTAGAGAAAAAAGCTGTTGCTTATTACGAGTCATCACCTATTGACATCACCGCAGCTGGATATTCTCAAAAACTTTATCAAGAACTCGTAAAATTAAAAGGACAACCAGTAACAGAGGTACTAAAGAAAGCAATGTGGATTATCAATCGTGCTGCTTTAACTGTCCTTGAAGGAATGACTGATACCACAGGTCGACCATTGCTTCATGAAGCAAAAGATGGTGTTGGTTACACATTGCTTGGTCATAAAGTAGATTTCACTGATTCTGCAGATGGTTCTGACCATACGAAACCAGTTTTCTACTTTGGCGATTTCAAAGCATTCCATATCCAAGATGTTATCGGTGCAATGGAATTACAAAAGCTTGTTGAAAAATATGCCGGCACAAATAAAATTGGTTTCCAAATTTATAACCTACTTGATGGTCAATTAGTTTACTCTCCATTTGAACCTGCCGTTTACCGTTATGAAGTTGGTAAAGTAAAGCCGGCCTAA
- a CDS encoding HK97 family phage prohead protease has protein sequence MTKREMRTFDITKLKTRDATEDKPSMITGYAAIFNSKTSIGDWFEEIIEPGAFARSLSENGDIRALFNHNWDNVLGRTKSGTLRLEEDERGLKFEIELPNTSVGRDLAESMSRGDINQCSFGFWITEETWDYSVEPALRTIHEVELYEISVVSIPAYDDTEASLVRSKEIDKSVEQRIKILKQIKGVLEA, from the coding sequence ATGACAAAAAGGGAAATGAGGACATTTGACATCACCAAATTAAAGACTAGGGATGCAACAGAAGATAAGCCCTCGATGATAACTGGTTATGCTGCTATTTTTAATTCTAAGACAAGTATTGGTGATTGGTTTGAAGAAATTATTGAGCCTGGTGCTTTCGCTCGCTCTCTGTCCGAGAATGGCGATATAAGGGCATTGTTTAATCACAATTGGGATAATGTCCTCGGTAGAACTAAAAGCGGTACATTGCGGCTTGAAGAGGATGAAAGAGGATTAAAATTTGAAATCGAATTACCTAATACATCTGTTGGCCGTGATCTAGCAGAGAGCATGAGCAGGGGGGATATCAACCAATGTTCATTTGGCTTTTGGATTACCGAGGAAACTTGGGATTATTCAGTTGAACCTGCATTAAGGACCATTCATGAAGTTGAACTTTATGAAATTTCAGTGGTTTCTATTCCAGCTTACGATGATACCGAAGCATCTTTAGTCCGAAGTAAAGAGATTGATAAATCAGTAGAACAACGTATTAAAATACTTAAACAAATTAAAGGAGTGCTTGAAGCATGA
- a CDS encoding phage portal protein has protein sequence MGLRDRFSNFLYRQIEKRGWFEDIFNNTVRYGGRYVNDENILESSDVYELLQDISNQMMLADIVVEDSEGNEIKNYPSLKILKNPNNYLTGSEFIKLMTNTYLLQGEVFPVLDGDRLHLAANVYTEIDDRLIEHYKIGGVEIPSFMIRHIKNIGTNHLKGVGILQLGKSTLEGVMSAEKVLTDKYSKGGLMAFLLKLDAHINPQNAAQSKLIKAILDQLEAIDESRSIKMIPLGKGYSIDTMESPLDDQKTLAYLNVYKKDLGKFLGINVDTYTALTKTDLEKAMMYLHNKAVKPIMKNFEDHLSLLFFGKNSDKRIKFKINILDFVPYSTKTNIAYNMVRTMITSPDDSREMLGFQKLNTAESSKLYISKDLIAGEDLKNATDDSLKGGDGNDKKGNEDI, from the coding sequence TTGGGATTACGTGATCGATTTTCAAACTTTTTATATAGGCAAATTGAAAAGCGCGGCTGGTTCGAAGATATCTTCAATAACACAGTCCGTTATGGCGGCCGCTATGTGAATGACGAGAATATTCTTGAGTCATCTGATGTTTATGAGCTGCTGCAGGATATTAGTAATCAGATGATGTTGGCTGACATTGTTGTGGAAGACAGTGAAGGAAATGAAATAAAAAATTATCCATCATTGAAGATATTAAAGAATCCTAATAATTATTTGACTGGTTCCGAGTTTATTAAGTTAATGACCAATACCTACTTGCTGCAGGGAGAAGTTTTCCCGGTACTTGATGGTGACCGGCTGCATCTTGCGGCCAATGTTTACACCGAAATCGATGATAGATTGATTGAGCATTACAAAATTGGTGGGGTAGAAATTCCTTCTTTTATGATCCGACACATAAAAAATATTGGGACGAATCATTTAAAAGGGGTTGGCATTTTACAGCTTGGCAAGAGCACGCTAGAAGGCGTTATGAGTGCCGAAAAAGTTCTAACGGACAAATACTCTAAAGGTGGATTAATGGCCTTCTTGCTCAAACTAGACGCACACATCAACCCACAAAATGCAGCACAATCAAAATTAATTAAAGCAATACTAGATCAACTTGAAGCAATAGACGAGTCACGATCAATCAAAATGATTCCACTGGGTAAAGGTTATAGCATCGATACAATGGAATCTCCACTCGATGACCAGAAGACTCTGGCATATTTAAATGTTTATAAAAAAGACTTGGGCAAATTCTTGGGAATTAATGTGGACACTTACACAGCTCTTACTAAGACTGATTTAGAAAAAGCAATGATGTATTTGCATAACAAAGCAGTTAAACCAATAATGAAAAACTTTGAAGACCATTTGAGTCTTCTTTTTTTCGGGAAAAATTCGGACAAGCGAATTAAATTTAAGATTAATATTCTTGATTTTGTGCCGTATAGCACGAAAACAAATATTGCTTACAACATGGTGCGTACCATGATTACTTCACCTGATGACTCAAGAGAAATGCTTGGATTCCAAAAGCTAAACACAGCTGAATCTAGTAAGTTGTATATCTCAAAAGATTTGATTGCTGGCGAAGATTTAAAGAATGCCACTGATGATTCCTTGAAGGGAGGTGATGGAAATGACAAAAAGGGAAATGAGGACATTTGA
- a CDS encoding terminase TerL endonuclease subunit has product MIERGINYADIFAKKVRKHPKKYPDTIKLMVDRYYKWKKRKDIWFDVDRANEMMDWVETFVRHTKGNLAGQPFILEDWEKFAYSNIYGWVHYNEAGKVVRVIRESYIQIPKKNGKTLLAVGALGYAMYGEGILSADCYCCASDFSQAQYAAKPFAATILNHDALMNASHIYKGPKGTISSVTYDYIHNDLAYQNQFIVMSKNIQSIEGSNPHFVLNDELHAQENMDQYDNFKSAQISRDEPIMFNISTAGKGSSSVGMRVYQEAKQVLKNDDNDSSFVMIYEPNKNYDWTDRKVWEMVNPNIGVSVTMSALETEFITAARSAHKKAEFLSKHLDVFVNGAENFFEQDQVAHVLVTSEELGDLTGETCYLGLDLSKTTDLTCVSLNFPTHNDEGRSILKVKQMYFIPNEDIEHREKEDNVPYTDLAERGFVTFCDGKMIDQDQVMEYIVQCMDLYDVQQINYDPAMSQKLIEKLENLGLECIAVNQYPSVMNAMVDDAEIIIYERRLITDNPLFVYCALNVVVVKNINGMKAPSKRQSKKKIDGFVAFLVAHKETMMVMDDVSEEGMDDLISEIYR; this is encoded by the coding sequence TTGATCGTGCCAATGAAATGATGGACTGGGTAGAAACTTTTGTCCGTCACACAAAAGGGAATCTTGCCGGCCAGCCGTTTATCCTGGAAGACTGGGAGAAATTTGCATACTCAAATATTTATGGCTGGGTGCATTATAACGAAGCTGGGAAAGTTGTTCGTGTTATTCGAGAATCTTATATTCAAATTCCTAAGAAAAATGGTAAAACATTACTTGCCGTTGGGGCTCTTGGTTATGCCATGTATGGTGAGGGAATTCTAAGCGCGGATTGTTATTGCTGTGCAAGTGATTTTAGCCAGGCGCAATATGCAGCTAAACCTTTCGCGGCGACAATTTTAAACCATGACGCTCTCATGAATGCTTCCCACATTTATAAAGGTCCAAAAGGCACAATATCTAGTGTGACATATGATTATATCCATAATGATTTAGCCTATCAGAATCAATTTATTGTAATGTCAAAGAACATTCAATCGATTGAGGGTTCTAATCCACACTTTGTTCTGAATGACGAGCTCCACGCCCAGGAGAACATGGACCAATACGATAACTTTAAATCAGCTCAAATCTCTCGGGATGAACCAATCATGTTTAACATCTCGACAGCTGGTAAAGGGTCATCTTCAGTGGGTATGAGGGTGTATCAGGAAGCGAAGCAAGTTCTGAAGAATGATGACAATGACTCAAGTTTCGTAATGATTTATGAGCCCAACAAAAATTATGATTGGACTGATCGTAAAGTTTGGGAAATGGTTAACCCGAATATTGGTGTTTCCGTAACCATGAGCGCGCTTGAAACGGAATTTATTACTGCAGCACGGTCAGCACACAAAAAAGCCGAGTTCCTTTCTAAACATTTGGACGTATTTGTTAATGGTGCAGAAAACTTCTTTGAACAGGACCAAGTGGCTCATGTTTTGGTTACGAGCGAAGAACTTGGCGACCTTACTGGGGAAACCTGTTATCTTGGGTTGGATTTATCTAAGACTACAGACTTAACTTGTGTGAGCCTGAATTTCCCTACACATAATGATGAAGGTCGTTCCATATTAAAAGTGAAGCAAATGTATTTTATCCCTAATGAGGACATCGAGCACCGAGAAAAAGAGGACAACGTGCCATATACTGATTTGGCTGAACGAGGATTTGTAACTTTTTGCGATGGAAAAATGATAGACCAGGATCAAGTCATGGAGTACATTGTGCAATGCATGGATTTATATGATGTGCAGCAAATAAACTATGACCCGGCCATGTCTCAAAAATTAATAGAGAAGCTAGAGAACCTTGGTCTTGAATGTATTGCGGTTAATCAGTATCCATCAGTAATGAATGCGATGGTTGATGACGCTGAAATAATTATTTATGAAAGACGATTGATTACAGACAATCCACTATTTGTTTACTGTGCACTGAATGTAGTAGTGGTTAAAAATATAAATGGCATGAAAGCCCCAAGTAAGCGACAGTCCAAGAAAAAGATCGATGGATTTGTTGCTTTTTTAGTTGCTCATAAAGAAACCATGATGGTTATGGATGATGTGAGTGAAGAAGGAATGGATGATTTAATTAGTGAGATTTATAGATAA